Proteins co-encoded in one Pocillopora verrucosa isolate sample1 chromosome 1, ASM3666991v2, whole genome shotgun sequence genomic window:
- the LOC131775957 gene encoding thymus-specific serine protease isoform X1 has product MEKFLVQCLLLLSVISRTTCFQTEISYKIREYVREHQHSLYARHDPIEEFTLEQPLDHFEPSQKTFKQRYMVNTKYWRKEDGPVFLYIGGEGKLSQADIDYGNIVELAEQYGGLLFAVEHRYYGLSTFEDYLETENLKYLSSQQALADLAEFCVFAQKMYKLTDLNQWIAYGGSYPGNLAAWFRLKYPHLVIGAVASSAPVQAKTDFQDYNNVAAASFASPLVGGSVQCQNNIMKAFAHVDQLIADKDYKTLEHDFLSCNDISQTNDTWLFVENLGNVLDGIVQYNTQASGFNIEYVCQCMTNSSLTPYQDLGYVIRYYLDRVGLRCMNNNYTAYLEIFKNTTQDPMGSSIFRQWTYQTCTQFGYYQTCEKNTSCIYSRIPHDLAYDLDTCLEAYDIPAQDVYEKVAFTNAYYGGKTPKGSKIVFVNGSIDPWHALSVLTNQTATEVAIFINGTSHCANMLPDSPDDLPALREARKQVAAIIGEWLEPSRSTLD; this is encoded by the exons ATGGAGAAGTTTTTAGTCCAATGCCTCTTGCTCTTATCCGTTATTTCTCGTACCACATGTTTCCAAACCGAAATATCTTACAAGATCCGCGAGTATGTGCGTGAACATCAACATTCGCTGTACGCTCGACACGATCCAATCGAAGAATTCACATTGGAACAACCACTGGATCACTTTGAGCCGTCACAGAAGACATTCAAACAACGTTACATGGTAAATACTAAGTACTGGAGAAAGGAAGATGGACCAGTCTTCTTGTACATCGGAGGAGAGGGAAAATTATCTCAAGCTGATATAGACTATG GGAATATTGTGGAACTGGCTGAGCAGTATGGTGGCCTACTCTTTGCGGTGGAGCATCGCTATTACGGTTTAAGCACTTTTGAAGACTATTTAGAAACAGAGAACCTCAAATATCTTTCAAGTCAGCAAGC GTTGGCAGACTTGGCCGAGTTTTGTGTCTTTGCCCAGAAGATGTACAAACTTACTGACCTGAATCAGTGGATTGCATATGGCGGTTCCTACCCGGGCAATCTAGCAGCTTGGTTCAGATTAAAG TATCCTCATCTTGTGATAGGAGCGGTTGCGTCATCAGCGCCCGTGCAGGCAAAGACAGACTTTCAAGACTACAACAAC GTTGCAGCTGCAAGTTTCGCGTCACCCCTTGTTGGTGGGTCTGTGCAA TGTCAAAACAATATAATGAAAGCCTTCGCCCATGTGGACCAGCTGATCGCCGACAAGGATTACAAAACTTTAGAGCACGACTTCTTGTCATGCAATGATATTTCACAGACGAATGACACTTGGCTGTTTGTCGAGAACCTTGGTAACGTTTTGGACGGAATTGTGCAGTACAATACTCAAGCTTCTGGTTTCAACATAGAATATGTGTGTCAATGTATGACAAATTCATCCCTCACTCCTTACCAAGATCTTGGTTATGTGATACGT TACTATCTAGATCGTGTGGGACTTCGCTGCATGAATAATAACTATACAGCATACTTGGAAATattcaagaacacaacacaggaCCCAATGGGCTCTTCAATTTTTCGCCAGTGGACCTACCAAACTTGTACTCAGTTTGGATACT ATCAAACATGCGAGAAGAATACCAGCTGCATTTATTCTAGAATTCCACACGACCTTGCTTATGATCTGGATACTTGTCTTGAGGCTTATGACATCCCTGCTCAGGATGTTTATGAAAAAGTTGCATTTACAAACGCTTACTACGGAGGAAAAACGCCCAAAGGCTcaaagattgtttttgtaaacG GATCTATAGACCCTTGGCATGCATTAAGTGTCCTAACGAACCAAACTGCAACTGAAGTGGCCATTTTTATCAATGGCACCTCCCACTGTGCTAACATGCTTCCTGATTCACCTGATGACCTACCCGCCTTGCGTGAAGCTAGGAAG caaGTTGCAGCAATTATCGGCGAGTGGTTGGAACCTAGCCGATCTACTTTAGATTAA
- the LOC131775957 gene encoding thymus-specific serine protease isoform X2 produces MEKFLVQCLLLLSVISRTTCFQTEISYKIREYVREHQHSLYARHDPIEEFTLEQPLDHFEPSQKTFKQRYMVNTKYWRKEDGPVFLYIGGEGKLSQADIDYGNIVELAEQYGGLLFAVEHRYYGLSTFEDYLETENLKYLSSQQALADLAEFCVFAQKMYKLTDLNQWIAYGGSYPGNLAAWFRLKYPHLVIGAVASSAPVQAKTDFQDYNNVAAASFASPLVGGSVQCQNNIMKAFAHVDQLIADKDYKTLEHDFLSCNDISQTNDTWLFVENLGNVLDGIVQYNTQASGFNIEYVCQCMTNSSLTPYQDLGYVIRYYLDRVGLRCMNNNYTAYLEIFKNTTQDPMGSSIFRQWTYQTCTQFGYYQTCEKNTSCIYSRIPHDLAYDLDTCLEAYDIPAQDVYEKVAFTNAYYGGKTPKGSKIVFVNVLQDLLVLLGRERKM; encoded by the exons ATGGAGAAGTTTTTAGTCCAATGCCTCTTGCTCTTATCCGTTATTTCTCGTACCACATGTTTCCAAACCGAAATATCTTACAAGATCCGCGAGTATGTGCGTGAACATCAACATTCGCTGTACGCTCGACACGATCCAATCGAAGAATTCACATTGGAACAACCACTGGATCACTTTGAGCCGTCACAGAAGACATTCAAACAACGTTACATGGTAAATACTAAGTACTGGAGAAAGGAAGATGGACCAGTCTTCTTGTACATCGGAGGAGAGGGAAAATTATCTCAAGCTGATATAGACTATG GGAATATTGTGGAACTGGCTGAGCAGTATGGTGGCCTACTCTTTGCGGTGGAGCATCGCTATTACGGTTTAAGCACTTTTGAAGACTATTTAGAAACAGAGAACCTCAAATATCTTTCAAGTCAGCAAGC GTTGGCAGACTTGGCCGAGTTTTGTGTCTTTGCCCAGAAGATGTACAAACTTACTGACCTGAATCAGTGGATTGCATATGGCGGTTCCTACCCGGGCAATCTAGCAGCTTGGTTCAGATTAAAG TATCCTCATCTTGTGATAGGAGCGGTTGCGTCATCAGCGCCCGTGCAGGCAAAGACAGACTTTCAAGACTACAACAAC GTTGCAGCTGCAAGTTTCGCGTCACCCCTTGTTGGTGGGTCTGTGCAA TGTCAAAACAATATAATGAAAGCCTTCGCCCATGTGGACCAGCTGATCGCCGACAAGGATTACAAAACTTTAGAGCACGACTTCTTGTCATGCAATGATATTTCACAGACGAATGACACTTGGCTGTTTGTCGAGAACCTTGGTAACGTTTTGGACGGAATTGTGCAGTACAATACTCAAGCTTCTGGTTTCAACATAGAATATGTGTGTCAATGTATGACAAATTCATCCCTCACTCCTTACCAAGATCTTGGTTATGTGATACGT TACTATCTAGATCGTGTGGGACTTCGCTGCATGAATAATAACTATACAGCATACTTGGAAATattcaagaacacaacacaggaCCCAATGGGCTCTTCAATTTTTCGCCAGTGGACCTACCAAACTTGTACTCAGTTTGGATACT ATCAAACATGCGAGAAGAATACCAGCTGCATTTATTCTAGAATTCCACACGACCTTGCTTATGATCTGGATACTTGTCTTGAGGCTTATGACATCCCTGCTCAGGATGTTTATGAAAAAGTTGCATTTACAAACGCTTACTACGGAGGAAAAACGCCCAAAGGCTcaaagattgtttttgtaaacG TTCTCCAGGACCTATTAGTACTCTTGGGTAGAGAGCGCAAGATGTGA